Part of the Halorussus sp. MSC15.2 genome, GTCCGGAGCGTCACGACTCCGTGTGCATTAGTTTTGGCAATACAAGTCGGGGAACTGTCTGTTCGATTTCGAACCGGTCGGTCCCGAACCGCTTTCGGGTTCCTTATCCACCAGCGCTCCTAACCGCCGCGCATGGCGAGTGAGACGCTGGTCGCGGCCGTGGTCGCCCTCGTCGTCACTGCCAGCTTTCCGTTCTACCTCTACGGCGCGTGGTACATCCTCGACCAGGAGGTCGTGACGTGGGACGTGCTGATGCACCACCTCAAGTTCATCGTGGTCGGACTCCTGCTGACGACGATACCGATGCTGACGTGGATGGTCCCCCGATTCCTCGACCAACTCGGCGGGTTCGCGGCACTGCACGCCTTTCTTGGGTTGCAGGCCTACGCGATGCTGCTGGTCGCGCTGACGGGTATCGTCCGCATCTTTCAGGTCAAGTACCAGCACGACATGTACGACTCGGACGCGCGCGAGGAGGACGTGGACATCGGCGAACTCCACGAGAACATGGGCGCGTGGCGGGGTCGCCTCCGCATCGGCGTCGTCGGGTACGTCCTCTTCTGGCTTCTCGCGTGGCTGGTCGGGATGATTCGGTTCGTCATGGACTACGTGCTGTACTGACCGCCCGCTCCAGTCGCGGTCCCGGGTCTCGGTGGCATCGGCGGCTCTGCCTACCCCGCTCTTCGGTGGGAGTGTCGGCGATATTCGAGCGGGCGGTCAGTCCCACTCCTCGCCGCTGGCGAGGTCCACGTCGTGGTCGAGTTTCGAGGACGGACAGAGGTCCTCGACCACGCAGTCGCCGCAGTCGGGGTTCCGCGCGGTGCAGGTCGCCCGGCCGTGACTGATGCACAGGTGGGTGTACTGCTGCCAGTGCTCCTCGGGGACGACGCCCATCAGGTCCTCCTCGATGGTCTCCGGGCGCTCGTCCTCAGTGATACCGAGGCGACGGGAGAGGCGCTGGACGTGGGTGTCCACGACGATGCCCTCCACGATGTCGTGGCCGTGCTGGAGGACGACGTTGGCGGTCTTGCGGCCGACGCCCTTCAGTTCGGTCAGTTCGTCCATCGTGTCGGGGACCTCGCCGTCGTGTTCCGCCAGCATGGTCTGTGCCGAGGAAACGATGTAGTCGGCCTTGCTGTTGTGGTAGGTGATAGAGCCGATGTCCTCCGAGAGTTCGTCTACGTCGGCGTTCGCGTAGTCCTCGACGGTCTCGTACTTCTCGAAGAGGTCGGCGGTCTCCTCGTTCACGCGCTCGTCAGTACACTGGGCCGACAGCATCACGGCGATGAGGAGTTCGAGTCGGTTCGAGAAGTTGAGCGAGATAGTCGAATCGGGATACTCGTCGTAGAGTCTGTCGATGACTTCCTCCACTTGGGCGTCGCGCGAGTCGAGTGGCTCTCCCATGTTCGTGACGTTGCACGGGAGGGGTTTGAGCTATTCGGCTCCGACTTCACGCCGCGGGTCAACAGGCGCGGTTGTCCTCGAACGCGTTACCTCTCGGTTGTTCGGGCCTGACGATGGCCCGCCGGTTCCCGCAGAACGCGTTGTCCGAGACCACGTTATTGTTG contains:
- the nth gene encoding endonuclease III, with product MGEPLDSRDAQVEEVIDRLYDEYPDSTISLNFSNRLELLIAVMLSAQCTDERVNEETADLFEKYETVEDYANADVDELSEDIGSITYHNSKADYIVSSAQTMLAEHDGEVPDTMDELTELKGVGRKTANVVLQHGHDIVEGIVVDTHVQRLSRRLGITEDERPETIEEDLMGVVPEEHWQQYTHLCISHGRATCTARNPDCGDCVVEDLCPSSKLDHDVDLASGEEWD